Proteins from a genomic interval of Danio rerio strain Tuebingen ecotype United States chromosome 4, GRCz12tu, whole genome shotgun sequence:
- the zgc:162958 gene encoding uncharacterized protein LOC334070 (The RefSeq protein has 21 substitutions compared to this genomic sequence): MASLKEDSEDLRITEVFTLKHEDAEEQTGLMVLKEETQNLNEMEEKDQNEKHNDFLPDEASSVTKNTCESAEKTKSNSYFPCQECGKQFCQKSNLEAHMRIHTRESLITCDQCGKSFSRKSYFDKHRKTHTKEKPYWCTECGKRFSQKNNLTVHMRIHTGEKPFLCQYCGKKFRQMQNLKAHIPVHTGERPYNWQPHGKRFSKAEILKEHTKIHTEKNLLTCDQCGKSFTRKAGFEIHMRMHTKEKPYWCTECGKRFSQKHNLEVHMRIHTGEKPFPCQYCGKRFRQSKNLKAHITVHKQKQYACQQCGRSFAQAENLQVHMSVHTGEKPYSCTKCGKNFKCKYNLTCHMKIHTGEKPFTCDECGKGFRRKFHLKQHMWLHRTDKLFTCEKCGKSFVCEDYLSEHMRVHTEKSFKCDRCGTGFSYKRNLKVHMARHSPKDDPQ, translated from the exons GGCTGATGGTGCTGAAGGAAGAGACCCAGAACCTGAATAATATGGAAGAGAAAGATCAGAATAAGAAACACAACGATTTCTTACCTGATGAAACATCCTCCGTGACCAAAAACACTTGTGAAAGTGCTGAGAAAACCAAATCTAGCAGTTATTTCCCTTGTCCGGAGTGTGGAAAACATTTTTGTCAGAAATCAAGCCTTGAAgctcacatgagaattcacaccggagagagcCTTATAACATGTGATCAGTGCGGAAAGAGTTTCTCTAGAAAATCATATTTCGACAAGCACAGGAAAACTCACACCAAAGAGAAGCCTTACTGGTGTACCGAGTGTGGAAAGCGATTCAGTCAAAAGAACAACCTtacagtgcacatgagaattcacaccggagagaagcctttTCCCTGTCAGTATTGCGGAAAGAAATTCCGGCAAATGCAAAACCTTAAGGCTCACATTCCTGTCCACACCGGAGAGAGGCCTTATAACTGCCAACCATGTGGAAAGAGATTTACTAAAGCAGAAATCCTTAAAGAACACACGAAAATTCACACTGGAAAGAATCTTTTAACGTgcgatcagtgtggaaagagtttcactagAAAAGCAA GTTTTGAaatccacatgagaattcacaccaAAGAGAAGCCTTACTGGTGTACCGAGTGCGGAAAGCGATTCAGTCAAAAGCACAACCTTGaggtgcacatgagaattcacaccggagagaagcctttTCCCTGTCAGTATTGTGGAAAGAGATTCAGGCAATTACAAAACCTTAAAGCTCACATCACTGTTCACAAACAGAAGCAGTATgcctgccaacagtgtggaaggAGTTTTGCCCAAGCAGAAAACCTTCAAGTCCACATGAgtgtccacactggagagaagccctACTCTTGCACGCAGTGTGGCAaaaactttaaatgtaaatacaaccTTACTTGCCACATGaaaattcacactggagagaagccgttcaCGTGTGATGAGTGTGGAAAAGGGTTTAGGCGTAAATTTCACCTTAAACAACACATGTGGCTTCACAGAACAGATAAATTATTTACATGTGAgaagtgtgggaagagttttgtgCGTGAAGATTACCTTAGCGAGCACATGAGGGTTCACACAGAGAAATCTTTTAAATGCGATCGATGTGGAACGGGTTTCTCTTATAAGAGGAACCTCAAAGTACACATGGCCAGGCATTCACCCAAAGATGACCCCCAATAA
- the zgc:162958 gene encoding uncharacterized protein isoform X2, with amino-acid sequence MVLKEETQNLNNMEEKDQNKKHNDFLPDETSSVTKNTCESAEKTKSSSYFPCPECGKHFCQKSSLEAHMRIHTGESLITCDQCGKSFSRKSYFDKHRKTHTKEKPYWCTECGKRFSQKNNLTVHMRIHTGEKPFPCQYCGKKFRQMQNLKAHIPVHTGERPYNCQPCGKRFTKAEILKEHTKIHTGKNLLTCDQCGKSFTRKASFDIHMRIHTGKNLLTCDQCGKSFTRKAGFEIHMRIHTKEKPYWCTECGKRFSQKHNLEVHMRIHTGEKPFPCQYCGKRFRQLQNLKAHITVHKQKQYACQQCGRSFAQAENLQVHMSVHTGEKPYSCTQCGKNFKCKYNLTCHMKIHTGEKPFTCDECGKGFRRKFHLKQHMWLHRTDKLFTCEKCGKSFVREDYLSEHMRVHTEKSFKCDRCGTGFSYKRNLKVHMARHSPKDDPQ; translated from the coding sequence ATGGTGCTGAAGGAAGAGACCCAGAACCTGAATAATATGGAAGAGAAAGATCAGAATAAGAAACACAACGATTTCTTACCTGATGAAACATCCTCCGTGACCAAAAACACTTGTGAAAGTGCTGAGAAAACCAAATCTAGCAGTTATTTCCCTTGTCCGGAGTGTGGAAAACATTTTTGTCAGAAATCAAGCCTTGAAgctcacatgagaattcacaccggagagagcCTTATAACATGTGATCAGTGCGGAAAGAGTTTCTCTAGAAAATCATATTTCGACAAGCACAGGAAAACTCACACCAAAGAGAAGCCTTACTGGTGTACCGAGTGTGGAAAGCGATTCAGTCAAAAGAACAACCTtacagtgcacatgagaattcacaccggagagaagcctttTCCCTGTCAGTATTGCGGAAAGAAATTCCGGCAAATGCAAAACCTTAAGGCTCACATTCCTGTCCACACCGGAGAGAGGCCTTATAACTGCCAACCATGTGGAAAGAGATTTACTAAAGCAGAAATCCTTAAAGAACACACGAAAATTCACACTGGAAAGAATCTTTTAACGTgcgatcagtgtggaaagagtttcactagAAAAGCAAGTTTTGAcatccacatgagaattcacactggaaagAACCTTTTAACGTgcgatcagtgtggaaagagtttcactagAAAAGCAGGTTTTGAaatccacatgagaattcacaccaAAGAGAAGCCTTACTGGTGTACCGAGTGCGGAAAGCGATTCAGTCAAAAGCACAACCTTGaggtgcacatgagaattcacaccggagagaagcctttTCCCTGTCAGTATTGTGGAAAGAGATTCAGGCAATTACAAAACCTTAAAGCTCACATCACTGTTCACAAACAGAAGCAGTATgcctgccaacagtgtggaaggAGTTTTGCCCAAGCAGAAAACCTTCAAGTCCACATGAgtgtccacactggagagaagccctACTCTTGCACGCAGTGTGGCAaaaactttaaatgtaaatacaaccTTACTTGCCACATGaaaattcacactggagagaagccgttcaCGTGTGATGAGTGTGGAAAAGGGTTTAGGCGTAAATTTCACCTTAAACAACACATGTGGCTTCACAGAACAGATAAATTATTTACATGTGAgaagtgtgggaagagttttgtgCGTGAAGATTACCTTAGCGAGCACATGAGGGTTCACACAGAGAAATCTTTTAAATGCGATCGATGTGGAACGGGTTTCTCTTATAAGAGGAACCTCAAAGTACACATGGCCAGGCATTCACCCAAAGATGACCCCCAATAA
- the zgc:162958 gene encoding uncharacterized protein isoform X1 produces the protein MASLKEDSEDLRITDVFTLKHEDPEEQTGLMVLKEETQNLNNMEEKDQNKKHNDFLPDETSSVTKNTCESAEKTKSSSYFPCPECGKHFCQKSSLEAHMRIHTGESLITCDQCGKSFSRKSYFDKHRKTHTKEKPYWCTECGKRFSQKNNLTVHMRIHTGEKPFPCQYCGKKFRQMQNLKAHIPVHTGERPYNCQPCGKRFTKAEILKEHTKIHTGKNLLTCDQCGKSFTRKASFDIHMRIHTGKNLLTCDQCGKSFTRKAGFEIHMRIHTKEKPYWCTECGKRFSQKHNLEVHMRIHTGEKPFPCQYCGKRFRQLQNLKAHITVHKQKQYACQQCGRSFAQAENLQVHMSVHTGEKPYSCTQCGKNFKCKYNLTCHMKIHTGEKPFTCDECGKGFRRKFHLKQHMWLHRTDKLFTCEKCGKSFVREDYLSEHMRVHTEKSFKCDRCGTGFSYKRNLKVHMARHSPKDDPQ, from the coding sequence GGCTGATGGTGCTGAAGGAAGAGACCCAGAACCTGAATAATATGGAAGAGAAAGATCAGAATAAGAAACACAACGATTTCTTACCTGATGAAACATCCTCCGTGACCAAAAACACTTGTGAAAGTGCTGAGAAAACCAAATCTAGCAGTTATTTCCCTTGTCCGGAGTGTGGAAAACATTTTTGTCAGAAATCAAGCCTTGAAgctcacatgagaattcacaccggagagagcCTTATAACATGTGATCAGTGCGGAAAGAGTTTCTCTAGAAAATCATATTTCGACAAGCACAGGAAAACTCACACCAAAGAGAAGCCTTACTGGTGTACCGAGTGTGGAAAGCGATTCAGTCAAAAGAACAACCTtacagtgcacatgagaattcacaccggagagaagcctttTCCCTGTCAGTATTGCGGAAAGAAATTCCGGCAAATGCAAAACCTTAAGGCTCACATTCCTGTCCACACCGGAGAGAGGCCTTATAACTGCCAACCATGTGGAAAGAGATTTACTAAAGCAGAAATCCTTAAAGAACACACGAAAATTCACACTGGAAAGAATCTTTTAACGTgcgatcagtgtggaaagagtttcactagAAAAGCAAGTTTTGAcatccacatgagaattcacactggaaagAACCTTTTAACGTgcgatcagtgtggaaagagtttcactagAAAAGCAGGTTTTGAaatccacatgagaattcacaccaAAGAGAAGCCTTACTGGTGTACCGAGTGCGGAAAGCGATTCAGTCAAAAGCACAACCTTGaggtgcacatgagaattcacaccggagagaagcctttTCCCTGTCAGTATTGTGGAAAGAGATTCAGGCAATTACAAAACCTTAAAGCTCACATCACTGTTCACAAACAGAAGCAGTATgcctgccaacagtgtggaaggAGTTTTGCCCAAGCAGAAAACCTTCAAGTCCACATGAgtgtccacactggagagaagccctACTCTTGCACGCAGTGTGGCAaaaactttaaatgtaaatacaaccTTACTTGCCACATGaaaattcacactggagagaagccgttcaCGTGTGATGAGTGTGGAAAAGGGTTTAGGCGTAAATTTCACCTTAAACAACACATGTGGCTTCACAGAACAGATAAATTATTTACATGTGAgaagtgtgggaagagttttgtgCGTGAAGATTACCTTAGCGAGCACATGAGGGTTCACACAGAGAAATCTTTTAAATGCGATCGATGTGGAACGGGTTTCTCTTATAAGAGGAACCTCAAAGTACACATGGCCAGGCATTCACCCAAAGATGACCCCCAATAA